The DNA sequence GGTGGGGGGCCGGAGACTGGGGGAAGACAGGGGGTGTCGCCCGCAGGGCCTCCTACAGCCCGTGGCCCCTCTCCTGTCTCGTTTTGTCTTtagttggtttctttctttttttttttttttttaaagtttacttctcctgagagagaatcccaagcaggctccccgctgccagcgcagagcctgacgcgcggcttgaactcacgatctctgaaatcgtgacctgagctgaaaccgagagctggacgcttaaccggctgagcccccccagCGCCCCTAGTCGGTTTCTTTTTCGACACCAACATGACCCTGATCGTAAAACCAGGCAGAGACACAAGGAAGGAAGGTGCCCAGCCCGTTGTGTGGATAGAGACGCGAAGAGTCTAAGAAAGGGCAAACTCAATCCAACGGCGTCTTCAAAACAATCGAACACCCCCCATTCGAGGTGGGGTTCCTGGAAGCAGAGCCCGAGTCGgaagctgggtgggtgggggggccgCTGAGCAAGGAGCTGGTCTCGGCTGGGAGACACGACCCTGAGCCGGAGGTGCACCCTGGAGTTCCGGCCCGAGGCAGGCGGGGTGTCACCTGTGTCTCCTGCAGAGCCTCAGCCCCACCCGAGAGGGGGCTGTAAGCTCATGGCTCGTCCCATCCAAAGGCAAGTCCCTAGCCAGACATCTGCAGACACACTAGGAAGGCCCCGGGGCCCCGCAGCGTCCAGCTCGGTCAGCCCCTCACTGCTGCCCCAAGATCCCAGTTGGTCACAGCCCTGGGAGAAACACGGAGGAGCGTCAGGATGAACGAGGCAGATGCTCACAAGGCTTATACCTCCGTGGCGCTCCGCTGGGGGTGATGCTGCCCCAGGGGCATCAGACGATGTGGAGACACTTGAGGTGTCTGTGCCGTGTCCCACAatccctctccctgccccggcAGTCCCAGCTTGTCCGCAGCTGATGGTGGCCACTGGCGAGGGATGGGTCCGATTCATTCATTTGATCATTCAGCAACTATTGAGCACCcgctgtatgccaggcactgttccaacaGTCAAGGGAAGAGTGAtggcccagagagagaaaaaatctctGCTCCTGAGGATTTGGGGAGGCGACAATCAGCATGATAAACATGGATGTCAGAGGGAGGCGAATGTTCTGGGGAAACAtgcagtggggaggtggggggtggcggcAACAATATCAGGAACAGTCAGAGAAGGACCTGTCTGCGGGAGTGACATTTGAGTAGAGGCATGAAGGAGACAGGAAAGTCAGGTCAGAGGCACGAGTCTTGCGAAAGCCAGGGCAAAAGTGATccgggcagagagaagagcacgtgcaaaggtcctgaggtaggactGTGCCTGGCGGGCTAGAGGAAGAGTGGGGTGGTCAGCGTGGATGGAGCTGaatgagggggagaagggagaggagtcTGGGGTGAGCCTGAGCACACGGGCACCCGGAAGGCATGGTGAGGACTTTGGGTTTTGCTTGGGGACGCAGGCTTCGCTGGGATCGAGGGTAATCATTAATGAGTCCCCCCCCCCTGCTGAGAGGTCCACACGGGTTTTGGGGACAGGGATCTGGGAAACTGCTTTTCACTGGCCCAACTGTCTGAACAACGTGGGGTGGCCGTAGTCCGGGGAAAGGGTGGCAGTACCGGGCTCTCTCTGCACCTGGCACTGTCCCCCGCCATCCAAGGGGGACAGCACAATGGGCTCTAGAGGCGTCCCTCCAAAGATGGTCCCCGGCCCACCCAGGGTCAGCTCCCCACGTGGGAACAATGACATCTAGCCCCTCGGACttgatttgtttttcacttaaacATACGGAAGAGTGTAAGCAGTGACTCGGGGACAACATGGCCCCTCCCAGCCACCCGGCAGTGGCCACGTGCTTCCCTGTCCGGCTCAGAGCCGTGTCCATCAGACGCACCGCGTCGCTGGAGGGGTTGCTCACACGGTAGTGTCTGGGGCTGGTGGACAGGATTCATTTGGCTCGTGCGCACCATCCACCGTCGATGGAATGGTCTCCAGCTTGTGGTTACTGCGACTCAAGCTGCCAGGAACATTCTAGAACCGGCCTTCGGTGAGCAGAGCTCTGGTTTCCTCGGGGCGCACACCTGTCAGTGCAGGGCGAGCGTTTCCGAGTGTCGTGGGGTGGCTGGAAAGAGCCACGAGCACGCTGGGAGGCTTAAAGTCACAgacgttttggggcgcctgggtggcgcagtcggttaagcgtccgacttcagccaggtcacgatctcgcggtccgtgagttcgagccccgcgtcaggctctgggctgatggctcagggtctggagcctgtttccgattctgtgtctccctctctctctgcccctcccccattcatgctctgtctctctctgtcccaaaaataaataaacgttgaaaaaaaaaaaaaagtcacagacgTTTATTCTCCCACATTCTGGAAGCGGAGGTCAGGGTGTGGCAGGACCGAGCTCCTCCCTCGGCAGGCTCCAGGGCAAGGTCCTGTCCACCTGTCCCAACTCCTGGAGgccccaggcgtccctgggctcGTGGCCGCGTCCCTCCAGTGCCTGCCTCTGTGGCCATGtggctgtctcctctgtctccgTCTAACAAAGACACTTGTCACTGGGTTTAGGGCTCACCTtggtaatccaggatgatctcgtCTTCAGACTCTTAGTTACGTCTGAAAAGGCCCTTTTGCCAAACAAGGTCCTGGTCACAGGTTCCGGAGACGAGGATTCAGCCCGTCACTGTGCACGTACCTTCATCTGGAGCAGATGTGGCCAAGCTGTACCCCAAAGTGGTCCCCCCAGTGCCCCCTGTGACCCGCATGTAACCCTGTGGGCTGTAGGACGGCCCGGGGCTCTCAGCAGCGGTGGGGGCCCAGGCCCTCCATGGGGTTAACCCTGGCTCAGAGTCAGAGAGAGTAGGCGGGCCCGGGGCAGGCATTAGGGGGGTGCTGGCCGCAGAGAATTACAAATAGTAAGAAAAGCATCAGGACCCCAGAGCCAGCGTTCTGCGATGTCGTGGGGAAAACTTCAGGGGGCGAAGGCAACAATCGTTGCCAGAATCGCTATGTTGCTGACGGGACGCAAGCTTCGAACTCGCGTTTGTGTTCTTTACCCTTTAACAGACCCTGTGGGTTCAGAGAAGCCCCAGTGATGACCCACCTGTCGCGGCCAAGGGAGCTCGCTGCAGGGAAGTCTGACTGTCCTCGCTCGCGGTCCCTTCCGGCGACCACATGGGCACTGTGTATCCCCATGGGGACACAGGGACTGCTAAAAACCGAGACCGGGGATTGTAGAGAGGACGACACAGCCCTGGGGCCACCCCGTTTCTGTCATTCTCTGACCACCTGGAGTGCGTGTTCGTGTGCGGGATTTGAACATCTGTACAATTCCAGCGGCGTCTTCTCTCAAGTGTtcaagtgtttgttttatttcattttattttaattttttaaatgcttatttatttatttatttatttttgagacagagagagacagagcatgaacaggggaggggcagagagagggggagacacagaacccgaggcaggctccaggccccgagcggtcagcacagagcccgacgcggggcccgaactcacggaccgtgagatcatgagctgagccgaagtcggacgctcaaccgactgagcccctccgGCGCCCCCTCGTGTTTCTTTTAAAGCGAAAGAGCAAATCAGGACATCAAGGGACCGTCCACGGCGACTGGTACGCGATCGGCCCTGGAAACAATGTTGCCTCACAGAGCGGGGTGCCACTCAGGGGTCCTGTCTGCCAGGGCGCATCCCGCACTGGTCTCTGCTCCACCGGCTGGGCCAGCCGGTCCGGGAGCTCGGGCAGGGCTGCCCCGTGGACCCCCCAGTCCCCGACATAGCCTACTCAGTGACAGAGGTGCAGGGACAACCTCGGGCAGCCCTGACGGGCACAGAGGGGCCTTGGGTGTAGGTGCCAGTGTCAGGAAGCCAGAGTGTGGGGAGAGGTGTTGCTGAGGAAGGCTAGCacccaggggagaggcaggggcccTCTGGGTGCAGGCATCACCAGGTGCCTAGCGTCCCTTCCTTTCCCGTCCTACCACCAGGGGGCGCCCAGGCCCCACACCACCCTCCAGCGCTGTGCCCCGTATAACaccggcgggggtggggtgggggggccccaGGGGGGCCCCAGCTTCAGTacttggtggggggatggggccAGGTCTGGGAcccagaggcaggggaaggagtCCGAGGGATGCAGTTCCCATGCTCAGAGCTGCGAGGGGCTGAAAGGATACtcgcagatggggaaactgaggcccagggaggggcagggtccGGCCACAGGTCACCTGCAAGGTCAGGCACTGAGCCTGAGACCCACAGTTGAGCGTCCTGTGTCCTAAAGGAAAACACAACCACGGACGGTACAGAAGACCAGAGTGTCCCATCCAGGGAGAGAAGGTAAAGGGTGGCCCTTCCAGAGTGCCCCCAGAAGGTTTGTTGGGTGACACCCTCCAGGTGCCTCCAATTCACACTTGGCCTAGGTCTGCCCTCCTGGCCCCAGAAGACTGATGAGTAGAACATATCCAGGAGAACACAGGAGGACAGGGACCAGGGCCCCGGGTGGCATGAGATGGCATTGTGGCCCTCagggggcgtggggagggggcaccaggaggaggagggctggggtgcACGTGAGAGTGTTGTGCACACATCGTGACAGCGTGACCGTGGGTCTGACCACCAGCACATCCTGGAATTTCTGCAGCCGCGTATGTGTCACTGGGCTGTCCTTGTCGTAAAAGGGCTCGCAAAGATTAAATAGGGAGAAACAGGGATGGATAGCAGTGTTGTCCGAAAGAAACCCAGCCAGGGGCATCTGGCCAGCTCAGTCGGGGGAGGATGTGATTCTAGGTCTCCGggttgtgggttcgggccccacatcgggcgtagagattattttaaaaataaaatcgaaaggaaggaaggaaggaagggacgaagggatgaagggaggaaggaggagaaaaggaaaaaaaggaaaggaaagaaagaaagacccagCCAGACTTGCTGAGGCGCTCAAGATTATCTCTGAAGTTCCTGGTGGCCGGGGCAAAAGGGGAAATGGGTACCTTACAGTGCCTGGGTAGGCGTGTCTTCTAGGGAGCATGTCTGTTGGAGACGGTGTCTCTGAACACATGAGGCGTACGTGTGTCAGtgagaagagagagcacagagtGTCAGGGAGGTAAACAGCAGTGAACGTCCTGGCAGCCAGGGCAAGAGGGGAAACTGCTCTATTCCAAGGTCTTGTTGGGCAGTCTTCCTTTGGGCCATGCTCGTTTGTGACAGTGTCTCTACGAAAGTGAGCATGGGGCAAAGCAAATAAAAGCAGACACAAAGTTTCTAAGTCTAAATCATCTatgagcttcctggcagccagaGTGAGAGAGGAAATAAGAGCGTCTCTTCAGTGTGTCCTCCCTCACCAGTGCCTCCTGCTCATGACAGTGGATCTGACTGGGTGCAGGGACAGCTAAGCATGTGTAGTAGGCGGGAAGCCCCTGGCAGCCGGGGCAAGACGGGAAATatgctgagtttgagcccggtcAGGCATGCCTCTGTTGCTGTAGGTGGCGGGGGCCCGGTCCCGCGGCTCAGGCGGGGCAGTGTCGGGCAGCCAGGCGCACGCGGCTGTCCTCGGCAGGGCTCCACGCTCGGGCGTAGCCAGCGTGGGGCAGCAGCAGCCGGTCCTGAGTGCCGTCAGGGCTGATGAGGCGCTGGACAGCCAGCAGGTACTCGCGATGGAGGTCCAGCCGCGGGCAGGGGCAGCGACCCAGGGCCCACACGTACTCCAGGGCCCGCAGTGGCGAGCGGTTCTTATAGATGAGCTGCACGCGAACCTCATAGCGCATCTCCTGGGCCTGTTGGAGGCGGCTCAGCACTCGGGCCCTGAACACTGTGGGCAGGACTTTGCTGAGGCCGACTGGACACTCCAccctgggcaccccccccccaggtgcaCCCCGTTGCCAGAGAAAGGAACCGGGGCCAGATGGAGCACTGGGGGTCCCTGGGGACTGTGGAGAGGGGCCTGGGATCAATGAGGGGTCCAAGTTCAGATGAGGGCAAAGGGTCAGATCAAGGAGTCCCATTAGGGGCAGAAGGAGTCAAGCTGGAGTCAGGTCAAGGAGTCAAGGGTAAAGTCAGATCGCCGTCAGGGGTCAGCAGGACAGGGCTGAAGGTCAGGTCAACCAGGAGTCAGGGAGCGGTTGGGGTTAGGAGTCTCTCACCGAAGTCGCCGCCGCAATAGTGGAGCAGCCGGTGGGCGCGACCTCGAGTGTCTGGGCACGGTGAGCAGGGGTCTGTGGGGGGCGCACGGTGAGGGGCACGGACCTCAGCTCCCTGCTGGCTCCCACCGGGCCGTCCCCGCCtcacctggggcggggggcggggtccTCGGGGAAACGGCAGCTGGGGCCGCGGGGGCTTCAGCGGGCTGTGGCTCCACCTCCCGAGGCTGCGGCTGCCGCAGGGACCAGCCCAGGGCCTGCGCCTGCGCCTGGAAGGGGCCGTAGCGCTCCCGCGGGAGCCAGAACTCGAACTCGATGCCGGGGTTGGGCTCCTGCAGGAGGACCTGGAGGGGCGTCACGCCGAGGGAGCCGCACTCGGACCCGATGGCCCAGCTTCCGCCCTCTGGcccccgtccccccgcccccacccagtaGCCAACCGCCCCCTCCGTCTCCCAGCTGCCCCCGCAGAGCCTGGGCCGCACCTGCAGGAGCAGGTCTTGGGAGGTGGGCCCAGCCGCGCGCAGCGTCTCCTCTGGCCCCGCAGCGCGGGTGTAGACCACACGGGTGCCCGCCGCCTCGTAGGTCCCGGGTGGGCTGACCGCCCAGTTCCCGTTGAGCACGTGGCGCCCGTCGACCCCTACCAGCGCTGCAAGGGAAAGGTCAGCCCGGGCTCCGGGAACCGGCCCGTTCCGCCTCCCgcaccccttcccccccagccgcagccgcagcctcCCCGGCTGTATCCGAGGCGGCCAGCAAGACGCCTCCCCCTTCGGGTCCTGCGATACCCAGGTGGTTGCGGCTCCGGTGGGCTACGCGGATGTGTCTGGCGCCCTCGGGGATCAAGGTCACGTTCCAGTACCCAGCGAAGGCACCTGAGCGGAAGGAAAGGAGGGCGTTGGGCGCGAGTGGGAGGGTATTTGAGGGATGagttgaggattaaatgagatactgcgGTAAGCAGGTTAGCCAGGGTCCTGGCACCTCCACAACGCTCGGTAAACTTTTGGAGGTAAGATTATTCTCGCTTAAGTGCAGCTGGGAAAGAGTTAAAACCCCATCTGTTCCGGGAAGGGCGGGACCATCTGACAGTAACCAGTCAgaatgaagagagggagggggctgggccacGGACTGCCCAATCAGCTCGGGATTTCGCTTCCGGGCCCGAGGCTCGTTAAAGGGCCCGCTCTGGGCAAGCGGGTACGACGGGGAGGGCGGTCACCGGAGTCACGGAACACGCGCTGCACGAAAAGGCACGACTCGTTGGCGCCGCCGCAGCGGCCGCAGTGATCTTCGCGGGCGTCCGAGCCCAGCAAACCGTCACAGCCGGCGCTCTACAGGGGCGGGGAGGACGAGCGCGGCTTCGCGGACAGCCCCTGGCCTGGGACAGCCCTaggaggcggggccggggcggggcctaAGGGGAAAGGGGGCGGAGTGGAGCCTGGCATGGGCGGGAcacggggcggggggccggggggggggggggtgcggtgctgggggcggggcttggaGAAGGGGGCGGGACCCGGGAGAGAAAGGAGTGGGGTCCGTGGCCAGGGCCTGGATGTGAGGTGGAcggggggcggggcccggcggGGCCCGGCGAGGCCTTACGAGGCAGCGGCCGGCCACGCAGAGCCCCTGGGCCCCGGGACTGCAGGGGGTGCCGTCCAGGACGCGGCCGAAGGTGTGGTAGAAGGCGTGCCCCTCGGCCAGGCAGTGAAGGTCGCACTGGTTGGGCGCTGGGGACAGAAGGAATTGTTGGGCCAGTCCAGGACGTCTGTCGGGGCTTCTGGCCTCCTCCCCCTCAGGCATGTGAGGCCCAGGGACTCAGCCAAAGCCACACTTGGAGGCTTTGGTTAGAGCCAGGATTGGAACTTAGGtggcgtctgccttcagctcccAGACCCTCCCAAGCAAGTACCCGGGGCAAGTACCCGGGGCCGACGCAtcatgcatgcatgcgtgcattCCTGTCAAGCCCTAACATTAGGGAGCCCATTGTTCATACTTTCGTCCTGCAAACATTCACAGAGCGCCTACTACTTTCCCGACACCGTTCCAGGCTCTGGGGTATGGCAGTGGGCAGAAGTCACTCAGCACACGGGCCCTGCACCCAGCATGTGTCCAGTAAAAAGTGCCCAgtgctggagcacctgggtggctcagtccgttacgtgtctgacttcggctcaggtcatgatctcacagtttgtgagttcgggccctgcaccgggctctctGCGGTGGGCACAGAGctggctttgaatcctctgtccccccctctctctgccccttcctctctctctctctctcaaacataaataaacattggggggaaaagaattttaaaaaaggagtattCAGTACTGACTGAATGCGGAGCAGCTGGGTGTGTCACTGGCCCTCCCCCGGACTCAGTTTCCCGGCTGCCTGGCAGTGGGGCACAGTGGACAGTGTGGTCACAGGCTCAAGCTCACAGCCGCAGGGATCCGTGCTCCTCCTGGCTcccacttctctgagcctggcTGGCAGaccctgcctggcacagagcccaagctgGCCTTGGAGGGcctctggggggggtgggggggggatcaTGGCAAATTTCCTCTAATTCTTAGgggggaaaaacacacaaaaaaccaaaacacccaCGAGGCTGACCGATGGAATCTTCTCCATTGTCAGCTTTTCTTATCTGTATCTGCTTCCACTATGGTGTCTAAAGCTGTCCGTTTCCCTTAAATGCGGAGGCACATTGCCCCGGGCACACAGTTACATAACTTGCTATTTTCAGCTAAATGCGGCAACAATTCCTGCCACCGGGATAAGTTTGAGAACTGTTGGCCTCTGGATACGGCTCCACGCAAATCCTCAGGCTGTGTTCAACCCCGTGCAGAAcaaaccctgcctccctgtggtTTCCCCTCCACTTCAACTCCTATGCATCCTTCAAAGCCCCAGTGCTGATGTTCTCTTGCAGTCCTCCGGTCGTCTTTCTTTctcagcagcccctcctccctgcctcctgtggACCAACAGGAGGCAAGGCTACTCACCACCGTAGAAGGGCACCCACTGGTAAGTCTTCTGGGTGCCCAGGACAGGGTGGCCATTGTAGAGGGCACACTGGAGGTCTCGGAATGGAATGGCCCCTGGGGGACAGTCCTGAGGACAAAGATGGGTAGGTCCGAGGCTGGGGGAGCCCCAGGGGAGCCCAGAGAGCCTGGCAGGGTGGCAGGTGTATTTGGGGGGCACGAGTGGGGAAGCAGGAAGTCTCCAAGGCGCACCCGAGGGCCCCGGAGGCGGACAGAACTTACCGGCAAATGGCAGGGGCGGTACTCATGGGTGTCTCCCCAGCATGTGTCTAACCCGGGAGGCCTACAAGGAACAAGAGGGCCAGAGTGTGGTCAGGACCCCCAGTAACCCTCTTTCCAGAGCTGGCCTGCCCACCCTGGGGCCCGGCCGCCCCCA is a window from the Leopardus geoffroyi isolate Oge1 chromosome A2, O.geoffroyi_Oge1_pat1.0, whole genome shotgun sequence genome containing:
- the ADAMTSL5 gene encoding ADAMTS-like protein 5 isoform X3, whose amino-acid sequence is MGTLRPGDVEWLALGHTERDENRGPERLNDCPTSHSQWAQSWGSDPGLLAPPLPRPLCSPTPRPLQNLLLLWTLLNCGLGGSAQGPGEWTPWGSWSRCSSSCGRGVSVRSRRCIWPPGLDTCWGDTHEYRPCHLPDCPPGAIPFRDLQCALYNGHPVLGTQKTYQWVPFYGGAFAGYWNVTLIPEGARHIRVAHRSRNHLALVGVDGRHVLNGNWAVSPPGTYEAAGTRVVYTRAAGPEETLRAAGPTSQDLLLQVLLQEPNPGIEFEFWLPRERYGPFQAQAQALGWSLRQPQPREVEPQPAEAPAAPAAVSPRTPPPAPDPCSPCPDTRGRAHRLLHYCGGDFVFRARVLSRLQQAQEMRYEVRVQLIYKNRSPLRALEYVWALGRCPCPRLDLHREYLLAVQRLISPDGTQDRLLLPHAGYARAWSPAEDSRVRLAARHCPA
- the ADAMTSL5 gene encoding ADAMTS-like protein 5 isoform X1; the encoded protein is MGTLRPGDVEWLALGHTERDENRGPERLNDCPTSHSQWAQSWGSDPGLLAPPLPRPLCSPTPRPLQNLLLLWTLLNCGLGGSAQGPGEWTPWGSWSRCSSSCGRGVSVRSRRCIWPPGLDTCWGDTHEYRPCHLPDCPPGAIPFRDLQCALYNGHPVLGTQKTYQWVPFYGAPNQCDLHCLAEGHAFYHTFGRVLDGTPCSPGAQGLCVAGRCLSAGCDGLLGSDAREDHCGRCGGANESCLFVQRVFRDSGAFAGYWNVTLIPEGARHIRVAHRSRNHLALVGVDGRHVLNGNWAVSPPGTYEAAGTRVVYTRAAGPEETLRAAGPTSQDLLLQVLLQEPNPGIEFEFWLPRERYGPFQAQAQALGWSLRQPQPREVEPQPAEAPAAPAAVSPRTPPPAPDPCSPCPDTRGRAHRLLHYCGGDFVFRARVLSRLQQAQEMRYEVRVQLIYKNRSPLRALEYVWALGRCPCPRLDLHREYLLAVQRLISPDGTQDRLLLPHAGYARAWSPAEDSRVRLAARHCPA
- the ADAMTSL5 gene encoding ADAMTS-like protein 5 isoform X2 — encoded protein: MGTLRPGDVEWLALGHTERDENRGPERLNDCPTSHSQWAQSWGSDPGLLAPPLPRPLCSPTPRPLQNLLLLWTLLNCGLGGSAQGPGEWTPWGSWSRCSSSCGRGVSVRSRRCIWPPGLDTCWGDTHEYRPCHLPDCPPGAIPFRDLQCALYNGHPVLGTQKTYQWVPFYGAPNQCDLHCLAEGHAFYHTFGRVLDGTPCSPGAQGLCVAGRCLSAGCDGLLGSDAREDHCGRCGGANESCLFVQRVFRDSGAFAGYWNVTLIPEGARHIRVAHRSRNHLALVGVDGRHVLNGNWAVSPPGTYEAAGTRVVYTRAAGPEETLRAAGPTSQDLLLQEPNPGIEFEFWLPRERYGPFQAQAQALGWSLRQPQPREVEPQPAEAPAAPAAVSPRTPPPAPDPCSPCPDTRGRAHRLLHYCGGDFVFRARVLSRLQQAQEMRYEVRVQLIYKNRSPLRALEYVWALGRCPCPRLDLHREYLLAVQRLISPDGTQDRLLLPHAGYARAWSPAEDSRVRLAARHCPA